The Paracholeplasma manati sequence AACATTGTCTCCTTCTAGGTGTCCATAGGCATCGTTGTATAATTTAAAATCATCGATATCAATTAATGCTACCCCCAGGGGAATATGGTTATTTTTATTATCATTAAATACTTCTTCAATGTGCAAGTTGAAAGCGCGTCTGTTCGGCAGTTTTGTCAACTCATCTAAATGGCTGTAGGCGATGAATAATTCTTTTAGGTATAACTCTTTTCTTCTAAGCTTGATAACCATCAAATTAATGGGGATACCAATCAATTGACTCACAAAAATAATGAACGTGTTTAAAATAAAAACATCCTGTTCTTGTTTCGTGAAAAGCGCGTGAATGACAATGAAAATTACCCCTGATAGTGTAATAAATAAAATCAAATCCAAATTTTTAAGTAAAAATAAGGTTGGATACATGACCAGAAATAGTATCAAAAATAACGGAATAATATTGTTATCTAAATAGACGGTCATATAGATTAATCCTATCGACATCAAACTCAAAAATATTAATACATACCTATAGGTATGCTTAACATGGATTTTATTGTACTTTAATGCATGGTTTGAATAAAGTGCGGTTATGATGAACAACAAATATAAATAGATGAAACCCAACATAATCATGGTGTCATTCATTAAGAAATTCAAAATACCAACGGTAAAAACAGCATTGATGAACAATGACAGGATTGCGGCCATTCTTAAGTTTTCAAGGGTGTCCTTTGCCAAGTTATAAGCATTTTTCTTCAAATAACTCGCTTTGATTTCATCTTGTAGGGATTTATTCATATTATTCCCCTCTACTGTAAGTACGCATAAGGATTTTAGCACATTTTTAATAAAAAAAATAGTTTATAATTATAAAATGAAAAAAGTCCATAATTTCGGACTTATTTCATTTTTTAGGTTTTTGTTGATACATTCTTTGGTCAATCAAATTCATAAACTTATCAAATTGCTGATAATCGCCTTCAAAACGGCCATATCCTATGGAAATACCCAATTTGAAGTCTAATGTTTTTTGCTCATTAAAAGCCCGAATATTTCGATGTACCTTAGCCATCAATTCGTCGATATTGATTCGACGTTGATCATCCATCAAAACGATGAACTCATCCCCACCTAACCGTGCAATGATGTCTTTGGAATCCAACTCCATCTTGACCAACTGTACAATGGTTTTCAAGGCGAAATCACCAGCACTGTGGCCATAAGTATCATTGATTTCTTTCAAATGATTTAAATCAAAATAAAGAGCATTTGTTGGGTGTTTGTCTTTGAGTTTTGCAAGACGGCTGATGTGTAAAAAGAAGGTTTCACGTGTCCAAGCACCTGTTAGAAAATCCAAGTGAATGACCCTTTGTTGTAAGAATAGATACATCAATATCAAAGCGAACGCTACACTTGGCCATATGGTTAAGATGCCGTAAAAATTGCCTTGTATCGCACCACCAACCATTGGTAATGTAGTAATGACATGCAATAAAATTTTATCTTGTTTCGTGATGATTTTTCGGTTTTTGATGACGATAAAGAGTGAAAACAACACATACATATAAGTAACAATCGTAACCAGCCAGTACCATTCATTTCGGACATATTGACCATCCACAACAGCGAACACTACTTTTGTCCAAGGGTTGGTCAAAACAATGATTAGATTAACGACTTGAGGGAAAAATAACAACCAGTGGATTAAACTTTTACGCTTAATATTCGGCGCGAACATCGAACGAATGAGGTAAAACCAGGATAAGGTTAATATCGGTCCTACAGAAAACAATACAGTATTTAAGGCGATGGCTAGAAACACCGAGAGTTCGTCGTTCTTCCCATCGATGATCATGGTATATGCTTCTATCAATAATATGAATACGATGATTCCTGAGGTAATCAAATACGCCTGTGAGATCGTATCTTTACGGTTTAACCTAAAATAGGCGATTACAGCGACAAGGGTAAGCAAAAAGGCGGTCATGAAACTGACGTCGGTTTGATAATACAGTTGCATAGCATCGCCTCCTAATACTATTTATTATACTACTTATAATTTACATTGACTTCTTTTTATTTCACGAAGTAACCAAAAGAAACCGATCACCAATAATCCCAAAGAAATCAGCTTATACGGTAAACCTGCTAACGGTAACACAGCGACTGAAAATGTAATCCCAATGACCGCGAAAAATGCGATCACACAGGACGTACAACCATAGGTCAATACCCCAAATAACACGGAAAACATGGTCATAAATGTACCTTTGCCTTCTTTTTTGGTTAAATCTACCAATGCACTCGATAAGTTAAACATAAACGCCGATACCAATGACATGACGATGTTTAATCCAATATTTAGATACACTAAATAGGATCCATATTCCACTGACATCTCGTAATAACCACCGTTCAAACTGTCTAATAGAAAATAAATCACCATAAAAAATATAGCGTAAATCGCAAATGAGACCAAATACTTCACTGAGGTTTGTTTTTTTAGCACTAAGCTTAACATAATGTAATTCTCCTTTATTCACATGTAAGTCTATTATATCAAAGATATATTTTGAAACACTAATTAACGCTTATTTATGGATTTATAAGGATGAATCACACAATTCAAGTATGGTTTGAACCATGGCTTCATTTGGGTTAAAATGGGTCTTCAAAAAGGTAACAGCCGCCTTCGCTGACTCACGATTTTTGGTATAGCCTTGTTTAAAAGTGGAAAGTGTGTCAAATGCTTCTACAAAGCGATTTTCGATTCTTCTTTCACTCACAAATGGATCGATTAAAATCGGTTTTGTAGGGTATATATCTTGAAACAATTCACTGATCAAACCAGATGCGTAAACTTGAATAAACGTAAATGCACTCGCGGTTTCACCACGGTGGTCACGTTTGAGTCCAATGTATAAATTGGTTAACGCTTCATTCATTAAAAATTCAGAAGAACGTCTTTGAATATTGGGTACTTTTTTAGGGACAATCCAATTCAAATCAAAGGATGATTTCGCAAAAATCACTTTACCTTCTGTAAACGCAATCTCAGGTAATTCTTCTGCTTCAAATACCGCAAATTCAGCGAACACATCGCCTTTAAACAACACCTTATATCCATCTCTAGTATTCCTAAATTGGAATAAGATGGGTTCGACAGCGAGCCAGGACAAATCACTGATAAACGCTTGTTTATGTCCAGTCTCAACGATTAAGAAAAAATCCATATCCGAATAGGCATCCATTCGACTGATTTCTGACATACTGCCAAGACCTAATAAACATAATACGTTAGGGTTCGTTGAGACAAATTGTCCTAATCGATTTAAATAATCAAACGCTTTTGACATAGTTTCACATCCTCATGTCTTCATTATACAAAACATGATATAAATATCATTCAAAATTTTGGTAAAAATCGCTTGATTTTCGTTTTTGGTTTCCGTATAATGAGATTAAATTCGATGACTGAGATGAGTAATTCAGGTAAACGTATCCAAGCGAGTGCATGAGGGTGAAAGATGCATATACCGACTAACTGAATGAATGGACTCACGAGAAGCTAGGGGAAATGATAGTATCCGATGCCGTAGCCTACGTTATCAGGCAAAAATATTAAAGTCTTCAATGATGGCGTATTTTGTAATAAGGAGAATTTTTATTCTCAAATTTGGGTGGTACCACGAGCACTTTCGTCCCAATACAACGAGTGCTCTTTTTTTATACCTAAATCACAAATACTCAAGGCTTTAAGGAAAGGTCTAAGATGGAATTTGGTAGTTTTGGTGGACAATTCGTCCCCGGTAAGATTTTGGATGCGGTCAAGAAAGTTGAACAGGCTTATGAAGAAGCCATGAAAGACCCATCATTTTTAGAGGAGTACAGACAGTACTTAAAAGAATATGTCGGCAGACCTTCACTGCTTTATGAAGCAAAACGTTTAACTGAACACTTGGGTGGGGCACGTATTTTCTTAAAACGTGAAGATTTGAACCACACCGGTGCACATAAAATTAACAACGTTTTAGGTCAAGCGTTGTTGGCTAAACGCATGGGCATTAAGAAACTCATCGCTGAAACCGGTGCGGGTCAACATGGGGTTGCTACCGCGACAGTTGCCGCACTCATGGGCATGGCATGTGAAATTCACATGGGGGCTGTCGATGTTGAAAAACAAAGTTTAAATGTGTATCGTATGAAGATGTTAGGGGCTAAAGTAGTGGTCGTTGAAGAAGGCTTAAAAACCCTTAAAGAAGCCGTAGATAGTGCTCTAATCACATGGGCTAATGAACTTGACACAACCTTTTATTTGATTGGTTCTGCTGTCGGACCACACCCATACCCAATCATGGTTAGAGAATTCCAAAAAGTCATTGGTGAAGAAATCAAAGCTCAACTGCAAGCCACTGAACAACGTCTTCCTGATTATGTACTGGCTTGTGTGGGTGGTGGATCCAATGCCATCGGAGCATTTTATGATTTCATTCAAAACCCATCGGTGAAATTGATTGGTGTGGAAGCCGCAGGTGATGGCGTAGATACCAAGCGCCACGCCGCTACCATGACTTTGGGTAAAACAGGTATCATCCACGGGATGCAAACCAAAGTCTTGTTAGAAGACGATGGTTCAATCAGTGAAGTCTATTCGATTTCAGCTGGTTTAGACTACCCAGGGGTAGGTCCTGAACACAGTTATTTGGAATCCATCCATCGTGTTCAATATGTCGCCGCAACCGATCAAGAGGCAGTGGATGCGTTCATGTTACTCACCAAAACCGAAGGCATCATCCCTGCAATTGAGTCATCTCACGCGGTTGCATACGCAATTAAACTCGCCCCAACGCTACCAAAAGAAAACATCCTCGTCATCAACCTTTCGGGTCGAGGAGACAAGGATGTTAAACAAATTGCGAGATTTTTAGGTGAAACATTAATCGATTAATTTGATATAGTTTAAGTGATAACCGTCAACCTGAAGTGTATACCCATTAAACGTTTGAGGTAAGTCAGAAATAGTATCGATTCGATTCTTCACAACATGGCGTAACAAAGCCCCACGTTGTTGTTTATTGAAAACTGAAATGGCTTTGCATTGACCTTGTTTACAGTCCATAAAATGCACTTCATAAACCGGTGTGAATGCACTGATTTTGGATGTAAATTCATCGCTAGCCAAACTGAGGATGGGTTCAACCTCTCCTTTGAACGTATCCTCAAATAAAGGCTTCCATAAATGATTTAAATCCAAACCGGATATCGTAAAATCCAAACGATACGGTTTTATCCAATCGAGCGGACGAATGATGCCATAAAGGGCATCGATGATGTATACATGCTGATTCAAATAAGCTCTTTCTGCTTCACCCAACGTATCGGCATACAATGCCTTATACGATTCACCATAATAATAATCGATGGCGATATACCCTGGGTGTTTGTTGAAATGCTTGTAATAGGCATGTACTTCATTGGTCAAATCAGGGCTAATCTTGAATTTTTTAGAAACCATTTCTTTGGTCCATTTTGAAATTGTTTTAACCAAATTGAGTGTTTGTTTATGCTTGATGATAACACCTTCATGAGGGTTAGCCTCACGAAAGCTTTTGGCAGGTGCGAACAGGATTTTCATAACCAATCCTCCTAATCCTACATACCATTATAATGGATTTAATACACTTTTCAAAAATGCTGCTGTTCTTTGTTCTTTGGGTTGATTGAAAATGACTTCAGGTGTGCCTTGTTCAATGACTTTCCCTTGATCCATGACAATGATTTCATCGGCGAATGCTTTCGCAAACCCCATTTCATGGGTCACGACTATCATCGTCATCCCGGAATGAACCAGGTTCTTCATGACTGAAAGAACCTCTCCAATCATTTCAGGGTCTAAAGCCGATGTGGGTTCATCAAACAACATCACTTCTGGGTGCATCGACAACGCTCTCGCAATCGCGATACGTTGTTTTTGACCCCCAGACAATTGATTGGGATAATGGTTCTTCTTTTCAAGTAAACCTACTTGTTCCAGGAGCCCCAATGACACTTCAGTCGCGTTTTTGTAATCACGATTTAATACGTGCATTTGAGCACTGTTGATATTCTCTAACACCGTCATGTGTGGAAATAGGTTGAAGTTTTGAAAAACCATACCCACACGTTCACGGTGTTTTTCTATGGGGTAAGACTTCGCTGTGATGTCTTGACCATCTTTATAGATATGGCCACTGGTTGGTTTTTCCATGAGATTGAGGGTTCTTAATAAAGTGGATTTACCTGAACCTGATGGTCCAATAATCACATAGACTTGATTCTTTTGGAGTTCTAAGGACACATCATTGATCGCGACGGTACCATCTGAGAACACTTTCGATATATGTTCGATTGAAAATAGATTATTTTGCATCGGATTTCTTGAGTCTCCTTTCAAGAGCACCCATCAACTTCGCGGTTGGGAAGGTGAGCACAAAATAGAGTACAGCTACCACTATATAAGTTTCTTTGACCGCATACGTACCGGCCTTGACCATCGATGCCATGTACATAAGTTCTGCAATCCCTAAATACATGAAGATGGATGTTTCCTTGATCATGGTGACAAACTCATTGCCGAGGGCTGGAATGATGTGCTTGATGGCTTGAGGTAGGATAACCACACGCATGGTTTTTGATTTTGAGAAACCTAAACTGAGGGCTGCCTCGGTTTGACCACGGTCTACCGATAGAATCCCCCCACGAATGATTTCAGAAACATAGGCTGATGAATTGATGAGTAACGCCAACATCCCTGGAATGAATGAGGATAAGTCAATCCCTAAAAACAACGTTACTGGTAATTTTATAAATGAATAGATTAATAAAACTTGAACCAATAATGGGGTACCACGAATGATTTCGACATAGGTGGTGCCCATTAAATTGAATATTTTTTGACTAGATAGTCGCATCAATGCAGGGATCAATCCCAACATCGATCCCAATACAACGGAAATGATGGCCAATAATAAGGTCATCAATAACCCACTAAACAGTAAACCTATATAATATGGATCTAAAATAAAACTAAAATCCATGATTAACTATTGAGAATGATCGCATCTGCGACGATTTGATCCATTTTACCGGATTCGATTAAAGAAGTTAATACTGTATTGATGACTTTGAGTAATTCTGAATTGCCTTTTTGAACTGCAACTGCAGAGCCCCCATCTGGGTCACCAATCTGAATATTCGCGATGGCTAAAGACGTTTGGTTGAATACATAGCCATCCGCGACAGGTTTTTCCATAATTACCGCATTCACTTGACCATCCATCAGTCTCATGACCAAATCTGGAATGGATTGAATGAACGATGTTTGAGCAACACTGAATGTATCTGTTGCTAAATCTTGTTGAATCGAACCCATTTGTGCGCCGATACGTACGCTTGCTTGATCTAAGGATTCAATCGATGTATAGGTGTTTACCATGGATTTTTGAATGAGAATCACTTGGGTTGCTTCATAATATACCATTGAGAAGTCGACTTGTTGTGCGCGTTCTTCGGTAGGTGTCATCCCTGCTAAAACAAAATCTACTTTCCCGTTTTCTAAGTCATCCAATAAAAAGTCAAACCCTTTATTGACGACTTTTAAGTTTTTGCCTAATGCTTTTGCAATTTCTTTAGCGATTTCGATGTCGATACCGACCAATGTGTTTTTACCATCGACTTGTTTTGGCCACTCATAAGGTGGGTAGTCTGCCGATGTTCCGAGTGTGATGAACCCTTCATAAGAGTCATCTAAGATGTAGGTGTAAATATTGGATGATGTGCTGCATCCGCTTAAAATCCCTACAAATAATAGTAAAGCTGTGATGAATAATCCCTTTTTCATATTTTTCCTCCTGTGAAAAAGATTTTTTATTTGCCAAGGACGGATAAACCGCGGTGCCACCTTGATTCTGGAAAACTCCAACACTCGAACCGTTAACGCCGGTATACGTTTAAATCTTTCTTGGGTTTTTGGGTACTAAAAATAAAAAGTCCCTAGCATTATATGCTAAGGACGAAATATCGCGGTACCACCTTAGTTCTAGAATTAAAAAAATCCTAGCCCTCATATCGTTAACGCCGACGTACGTTTAAACCTCAAGACTTCGATTTAAAAGCTCCCAAGCACGTTCATTGGTTAACGCACCAGTTCACACCAACCACTGGTTCTCTTCAGCTGTTAATCGCCAATTACTACTCTTGTTCATCGCTTGATTCATATTATAGAACTTTTTTTTAGATGTGCAAGCGATTTTGTGTTGAAAACGTTTTTACTCGATGACAGTTCTGGTATCTTCTTCAGATTGAACCTTCTTAAATATGGTAGGTAAGCTGAACAAACTGATGAGTAAACCGATACCGAGGCTTTGTAAAAGGATCGGTCCAATTTCAGGATCAGAATACACAACCACATAATTACCAAATACGATTGCACCACCACTATTCACAATCACATAAGTAGCGATGACAATATTGGCGAAAATCACCCCAAATATCGTGGATCCAATGATGATATATTTGGTGTAGTTTACAACGACACCACCCAGTTTTTTATAAAAGTAGAAAGCACTATAGCCAATCAATACACCCAAAATGGCTGCAAAGAATCCTACAAATAGATCCACTAAAATCCATGGAATCGCGCCAATCGCTGCCCCCAATAGTGCACCGAAAAGCGATTTTGCAAAAGGATTTTTCTTCACTTCAACGGGTGCATTCGCCAGTTCTTGAATGGCATTTTGTTTACAGGCTTCATGACCTTTGACCGTTATACCATTGATGGAAACCGTGGTATCAGGTTCACCTTGTTCACAAAATGGACAAAGGGTGTGTGGTTGAATCGATAATTTTTGGAGAACAGCAACCAAACCGTCTGTGTATTCTTTAAGACTTTGAAGATTTAATCCTTTGAGACTGCCTTGCCATAAGAAAGTCACCATCGAAGCATTGGACTGAGTCACACTCAACTTTAATGATTTTGATGGTCCCTTCAATTCATTCTTTAAAACTGTGATATTTTGTTGTGTTGCAACCAGTGGAATCATAAAAATGTGCTGATTCGCAATTTGATTTTCGACAAAGTTGAATTGATAACCCTCAATTTCTTTATAAGCAATGTTGCCTTTGATGGTTGCACCAAACTCGGTCATTTTACGTAGAGTTGCCATAATTTCCTCCCAAAAATAATATTTTATTATTCAACATCCGAAATTATGATAACACATATTTTATAAATATTCTATTCATTTTCATAAAAAAGAAAGCGCGATTTTTCGCGCTTCTCCAATTCATTTTGTTATTCTTTTGGTTCGTCTTTTTGAGTCAATTTGCCAGTCGCGAATCCAGCTAGTAAGCTTGCAAGGTCTAAACCAGTCGCTTCTTTCACGGATTCCAACACTTTGGTACTTGAATTGACGATGTCGCCCATGAGTTTGGTGTTGTTACCATCCCCGTACATAACAATCTTATCTACTTTAGTTAACGGTTCAGCAGCTGCTCTGACGATGTTTGGTAATACATCAGACTTAAGGACTAAATCAAGGACAGCGGCAGATTCCATCTTCTTCATCGCTTCGGCTTTCTTTTCAATCGCTTCAGCTTCAGCTAGACCGACAGCTTGTATACCGATCGCTTTTTGTTCTTGAGCATACTTTTCAGCTTCGGCTTGTAGTTTAAGACCGCGCGCAGCTCTTTCTTGTTCAGCCAGTAACGCTTCAGCTTCTTTGGTTCTGACGAATAATTCGGCTTCTGCTTTTTGTTCTCTAGCATAACGTTCTGCTTCAGCAGATTTCTTAATGCGTGCTTCAAGGGTCTTTTCTTCAACTTCAACTTCTTTACCACGAAGTTCAATTTCTTTATCACGACGCGCAATTTCCGCATTTTGTTTTGAAATGTTGATGGTTTTCGCTTCGTTCGCAAATTGGATTTCATAAGAAGCATCAGCAGTCGCTTTCGCGATATCTGCCTTTTGTTTCAATTCAGCTTGTCTTAATGCAAGTGAGTTGTTTTGTTGTTCGATTTCAAGTTCAGCTTTAATTCTCGCGTCGTTTGCAAGTTCTTTGGCTTTTGAAACAGCGATTTCAACTTCTTTTTCGGAGTTGGCTCTTGCGATCGAAGCATCCTTACGGATTTGTGCAATGTTGTCGACCCCAAGGTCATCAATAACGCCATTCTTATCTGCGAAGTTTTGGATGGTGATGTTGACGATGTCTAGCCCCATCTTCTTCATGTCTGCTAATGCAGATAGCTTCACTTGTT is a genomic window containing:
- a CDS encoding GGDEF domain-containing protein, with product MNKSLQDEIKASYLKKNAYNLAKDTLENLRMAAILSLFINAVFTVGILNFLMNDTMIMLGFIYLYLLFIITALYSNHALKYNKIHVKHTYRYVLIFLSLMSIGLIYMTVYLDNNIIPLFLILFLVMYPTLFLLKNLDLILFITLSGVIFIVIHALFTKQEQDVFILNTFIIFVSQLIGIPINLMVIKLRRKELYLKELFIAYSHLDELTKLPNRRAFNLHIEEVFNDNKNNHIPLGVALIDIDDFKLYNDAYGHLEGDNVLEQLGYIIQNHVNPNAFFARFGGEEFIGVFTNQTNEQIQTCLSNICQDILNSKIINQKTKHEVTVSIGFHNEVDLSKTTYMKVIDYADIALYKAKIYGKNRIEMYTEE
- a CDS encoding GGDEF domain-containing protein — its product is MQLYYQTDVSFMTAFLLTLVAVIAYFRLNRKDTISQAYLITSGIIVFILLIEAYTMIIDGKNDELSVFLAIALNTVLFSVGPILTLSWFYLIRSMFAPNIKRKSLIHWLLFFPQVVNLIIVLTNPWTKVVFAVVDGQYVRNEWYWLVTIVTYMYVLFSLFIVIKNRKIITKQDKILLHVITTLPMVGGAIQGNFYGILTIWPSVAFALILMYLFLQQRVIHLDFLTGAWTRETFFLHISRLAKLKDKHPTNALYFDLNHLKEINDTYGHSAGDFALKTIVQLVKMELDSKDIIARLGGDEFIVLMDDQRRINIDELMAKVHRNIRAFNEQKTLDFKLGISIGYGRFEGDYQQFDKFMNLIDQRMYQQKPKK
- the trpB gene encoding tryptophan synthase subunit beta: MEFGSFGGQFVPGKILDAVKKVEQAYEEAMKDPSFLEEYRQYLKEYVGRPSLLYEAKRLTEHLGGARIFLKREDLNHTGAHKINNVLGQALLAKRMGIKKLIAETGAGQHGVATATVAALMGMACEIHMGAVDVEKQSLNVYRMKMLGAKVVVVEEGLKTLKEAVDSALITWANELDTTFYLIGSAVGPHPYPIMVREFQKVIGEEIKAQLQATEQRLPDYVLACVGGGSNAIGAFYDFIQNPSVKLIGVEAAGDGVDTKRHAATMTLGKTGIIHGMQTKVLLEDDGSISEVYSISAGLDYPGVGPEHSYLESIHRVQYVAATDQEAVDAFMLLTKTEGIIPAIESSHAVAYAIKLAPTLPKENILVINLSGRGDKDVKQIARFLGETLID
- a CDS encoding YaaA family protein → MKILFAPAKSFREANPHEGVIIKHKQTLNLVKTISKWTKEMVSKKFKISPDLTNEVHAYYKHFNKHPGYIAIDYYYGESYKALYADTLGEAERAYLNQHVYIIDALYGIIRPLDWIKPYRLDFTISGLDLNHLWKPLFEDTFKGEVEPILSLASDEFTSKISAFTPVYEVHFMDCKQGQCKAISVFNKQQRGALLRHVVKNRIDTISDLPQTFNGYTLQVDGYHLNYIKLID
- a CDS encoding amino acid ABC transporter ATP-binding protein; this encodes MQNNLFSIEHISKVFSDGTVAINDVSLELQKNQVYVIIGPSGSGKSTLLRTLNLMEKPTSGHIYKDGQDITAKSYPIEKHRERVGMVFQNFNLFPHMTVLENINSAQMHVLNRDYKNATEVSLGLLEQVGLLEKKNHYPNQLSGGQKQRIAIARALSMHPEVMLFDEPTSALDPEMIGEVLSVMKNLVHSGMTMIVVTHEMGFAKAFADEIIVMDQGKVIEQGTPEVIFNQPKEQRTAAFLKSVLNPL
- a CDS encoding amino acid ABC transporter permease — its product is MDFSFILDPYYIGLLFSGLLMTLLLAIISVVLGSMLGLIPALMRLSSQKIFNLMGTTYVEIIRGTPLLVQVLLIYSFIKLPVTLFLGIDLSSFIPGMLALLINSSAYVSEIIRGGILSVDRGQTEAALSLGFSKSKTMRVVILPQAIKHIIPALGNEFVTMIKETSIFMYLGIAELMYMASMVKAGTYAVKETYIVVAVLYFVLTFPTAKLMGALERRLKKSDAK
- a CDS encoding transporter substrate-binding domain-containing protein; amino-acid sequence: MKKGLFITALLLFVGILSGCSTSSNIYTYILDDSYEGFITLGTSADYPPYEWPKQVDGKNTLVGIDIEIAKEIAKALGKNLKVVNKGFDFLLDDLENGKVDFVLAGMTPTEERAQQVDFSMVYYEATQVILIQKSMVNTYTSIESLDQASVRIGAQMGSIQQDLATDTFSVAQTSFIQSIPDLVMRLMDGQVNAVIMEKPVADGYVFNQTSLAIANIQIGDPDGGSAVAVQKGNSELLKVINTVLTSLIESGKMDQIVADAIILNS
- a CDS encoding flotillin family protein, which encodes MPQVLTALGIIIALLVVLFVMSYVKVRPDKAVIITGPRGSRIVTGKATIRIPFIQRIDYLPLDLIQVDIRTSSAVPTNEFINIFVDGVANIKIQSDEASIRLAGEIFLTRSLEDVKQIAKEVLEGNMREIIGQMKLRELVQNRDKFAEQVKLSALADMKKMGLDIVNITIQNFADKNGVIDDLGVDNIAQIRKDASIARANSEKEVEIAVSKAKELANDARIKAELEIEQQNNSLALRQAELKQKADIAKATADASYEIQFANEAKTINISKQNAEIARRDKEIELRGKEVEVEEKTLEARIKKSAEAERYAREQKAEAELFVRTKEAEALLAEQERAARGLKLQAEAEKYAQEQKAIGIQAVGLAEAEAIEKKAEAMKKMESAAVLDLVLKSDVLPNIVRAAAEPLTKVDKIVMYGDGNNTKLMGDIVNSSTKVLESVKEATGLDLASLLAGFATGKLTQKDEPKE